A genomic stretch from Mycobacterium cookii includes:
- a CDS encoding DUF6131 family protein: protein MITLGIILLIAGFLLKISILWTLGILALVVGVILAILGATGRAIGGRRHYF, encoded by the coding sequence ATGATCACTCTCGGCATCATCCTGCTGATCGCGGGATTTCTGCTCAAGATCTCCATCCTGTGGACCCTCGGCATCCTCGCGCTTGTCGTCGGCGTGATCCTCGCCATCTTGGGCGCCACCGGACGCGCCATCGGCGGCCGCCGCCACTATTTCTGA
- the rpsA gene encoding 30S ribosomal protein S1, which produces MPSPTVTSPQVAVNDIGSSEDFLAAIDKTIKYFNDGDIVEGTIVKVDRDEVLLDIGYKTEGVIPSRELSIKHDVDPNEVVSVGDEVEALVLTKEDKEGRLILSKKRAQYERAWGTIEALKEKDEAVKGTVIEVVKGGLILDIGLRGFLPASLVEMRRVRDLQPYIGKEIEAKIIELDKNRNNVVLSRRAWLEQTQSEVRSEFLNQLQKGAIRKGVVSSIVNFGAFVDLGGVDGLVHVSELSWKHIDHPSEVVQVGDEVTVEVLDVDMDRERVSLSLKATQEDPWRHFARTHAIGQIVPGKVTKLVPFGAFVRVEEGIEGLVHISELAERHVEVPDQVVAVGDDAMVKVIDIDLERRRISLSLKQANEDYTEEFDPAKYGMADSYDDQGNYIFPEGFDAETNEWLDGFDSQRTEWEARYAEAERRHKMHTAQMERFAEAEAEAAQRPQANGSSSSGDDQPSGGSLASDAQLAALREKLAGSA; this is translated from the coding sequence ATGCCGAGTCCCACCGTCACCTCGCCGCAAGTAGCCGTCAACGACATAGGCTCGAGCGAGGATTTTCTCGCCGCCATCGACAAAACAATCAAGTACTTCAACGATGGCGACATCGTCGAGGGGACCATCGTCAAAGTTGACCGGGACGAGGTCCTGCTCGACATCGGTTACAAGACCGAAGGCGTCATCCCCTCCCGCGAACTGTCCATCAAGCACGATGTCGACCCCAACGAGGTCGTTTCCGTGGGCGATGAAGTTGAAGCCCTGGTTCTCACCAAAGAGGACAAAGAAGGCCGTCTGATCCTGTCCAAGAAGCGTGCTCAATACGAGCGCGCCTGGGGCACCATCGAGGCACTCAAGGAGAAGGACGAGGCCGTCAAGGGCACCGTCATCGAGGTCGTCAAGGGTGGTCTGATCCTCGACATCGGGCTGCGCGGCTTCCTACCCGCCTCGCTGGTCGAGATGCGCCGCGTCCGCGATCTGCAGCCGTACATCGGCAAGGAGATCGAAGCCAAGATCATCGAGCTCGACAAGAACCGCAACAACGTGGTGCTGTCGCGTCGCGCCTGGCTCGAGCAGACCCAGTCCGAGGTGCGCAGCGAGTTCCTCAATCAGCTGCAGAAGGGCGCCATCCGCAAGGGTGTGGTGTCCTCGATCGTCAACTTCGGCGCGTTCGTCGACCTGGGCGGGGTGGACGGCCTGGTGCACGTCTCCGAGCTGTCCTGGAAGCACATCGACCATCCGTCCGAGGTCGTGCAGGTGGGCGACGAGGTCACCGTCGAGGTGCTCGACGTCGACATGGACCGCGAGCGGGTTTCGTTGTCGCTCAAGGCGACTCAGGAAGACCCGTGGCGCCACTTCGCCCGCACCCACGCCATCGGCCAGATCGTGCCGGGCAAGGTCACCAAGCTGGTGCCCTTCGGTGCGTTCGTCCGCGTCGAAGAGGGCATCGAAGGTCTGGTGCACATCTCCGAGTTGGCCGAGCGCCACGTCGAGGTGCCCGACCAGGTGGTCGCCGTCGGCGACGACGCGATGGTCAAGGTCATCGACATCGACCTCGAGCGTCGTCGTATCTCGTTGAGCCTCAAGCAGGCCAACGAGGACTACACCGAAGAGTTCGACCCCGCCAAATACGGCATGGCCGACAGCTACGACGACCAGGGCAACTACATCTTCCCCGAGGGCTTCGACGCCGAAACCAACGAGTGGCTCGACGGTTTCGACAGCCAGCGCACCGAGTGGGAGGCCCGTTACGCGGAGGCCGAGCGTCGGCACAAGATGCACACCGCTCAGATGGAGCGGTTCGCCGAGGCCGAGGCCGAGGCTGCTCAGCGTCCGCAAGCCAACGGCTCGTCGTCGTCGGGTGACGACCAGCCCAGCGGCGGCTCGCTGGCCAGCGATGCTCAGCTCGCCGCTCTGCGGGAGAAGCTCGCGGGCAGCGCCTAG
- a CDS encoding class I SAM-dependent methyltransferase, translated as MTTATAADREMAARQRAIWATGDYPTVASDVVSPLGRVLVEASAIGPGDRVLDVAAGTGNAAIPAAAAGARVLASDLTPELLEVGRATAAEHGLEIEWAQADAEALPFVDNEFDAVISCVGVMFAPHHQRSADEMVRVCRPGGTLAMINWTPEGFIGQMFVTMKRFMPAPPAGVQAPPLWGNEDHVTALLGDRVADLALQRRTLTVDLFGTGEEFRDFFKANYGPTITSYRSIETDADRVAALDDALAELGRRFLTGSSTMQWEYLLVTARKK; from the coding sequence ATGACGACTGCCACCGCCGCCGATCGTGAGATGGCCGCCAGACAACGGGCGATCTGGGCAACCGGTGACTACCCCACGGTGGCCAGCGACGTGGTTTCGCCACTCGGACGGGTGCTGGTGGAAGCCAGCGCCATCGGCCCGGGCGACCGGGTGCTCGACGTGGCCGCGGGAACCGGCAATGCCGCGATTCCGGCTGCGGCGGCGGGAGCCCGCGTGCTTGCCAGCGACCTGACCCCTGAACTGTTGGAGGTCGGACGCGCGACCGCCGCCGAACACGGTCTCGAGATCGAATGGGCGCAGGCCGATGCGGAGGCATTACCCTTCGTCGACAACGAATTTGACGCCGTCATATCGTGTGTCGGCGTGATGTTCGCACCACATCATCAACGGTCCGCCGATGAAATGGTCCGGGTGTGCCGTCCCGGCGGGACGCTCGCGATGATCAATTGGACACCCGAAGGGTTCATCGGTCAGATGTTCGTGACGATGAAGCGATTCATGCCGGCACCACCGGCCGGTGTGCAGGCACCGCCGTTGTGGGGCAACGAAGATCACGTCACAGCGCTGCTGGGCGACCGGGTCGCCGACCTCGCGTTGCAGCGACGCACGTTGACTGTCGACCTCTTCGGCACCGGGGAGGAGTTTCGCGACTTCTTCAAGGCCAACTACGGCCCGACGATCACCAGCTACCGCAGCATCGAAACAGACGCCGATCGCGTTGCCGCGCTTGATGATGCATTGGCGGAGCTGGGCCGGCGGTTTCTGACCGGATCGTCGACGATGCAGTGGGAATACCTGCTCGTCACCGCGCGCAAGAAGTAG
- a CDS encoding winged helix-turn-helix transcriptional regulator has protein sequence MPSYGQFCPVAKAMELLDERWTMLVIRELLDGSRHFNDLRRGVPKMSPALLSKRLQTLARAGLVERSEADGRVSYTLTPSGAELHDVVQAIGVWGVRWIPEIGDHDLDPHLLMWDIHRKMPIEEWPRERTVLAFRLSSVAPSKSSSWWLVVADGKADVCDFDPGYDITATVSCTLRALTEIWRGDASWSRALRQGSVSIDAPSQVRRAVPTWLGQSQMAGVPRP, from the coding sequence ATGCCGTCCTATGGCCAGTTCTGCCCGGTCGCCAAAGCGATGGAGCTGCTCGACGAGCGCTGGACGATGCTCGTGATACGCGAATTGCTCGACGGCAGTAGGCACTTCAACGACCTGCGCCGTGGTGTGCCCAAGATGTCGCCGGCCCTGCTGTCCAAGCGGCTGCAGACCCTGGCTCGGGCCGGTCTGGTCGAACGGTCTGAGGCCGACGGGCGGGTGTCGTACACGCTGACGCCCAGCGGCGCCGAGCTGCACGACGTGGTGCAGGCGATCGGTGTCTGGGGGGTGCGCTGGATCCCCGAAATCGGCGACCACGACCTCGACCCGCACCTGCTGATGTGGGACATCCATCGCAAAATGCCGATCGAGGAATGGCCACGTGAGCGCACGGTCCTGGCGTTCAGGTTGTCGAGCGTCGCGCCGTCGAAGTCGTCATCGTGGTGGCTGGTGGTCGCCGACGGCAAAGCCGATGTGTGCGATTTCGACCCCGGCTACGACATCACCGCGACGGTGTCGTGCACGCTACGGGCGCTGACCGAGATCTGGCGGGGCGACGCGTCGTGGTCGCGTGCGCTCCGGCAGGGCTCGGTATCCATTGACGCGCCGTCCCAGGTGCGCCGAGCGGTGCCGACCTGGCTCGGTCAGTCGCAGATGGCCGGCGTCCCGCGCCCCTAA
- a CDS encoding DMT family transporter, with translation MNATWMIPFIILGGALQTCGAAMNSQLYKHMLNPWLASAISAALVAIFFVAIFVVRSKPLPSVQDAMSMPWWAVVGGLVGAVQVYAGLTLVHKVGAGTFMGLTVTAALIMSLLIDHFGWLRVDPHPISLGRVLGGVLMVGGVTLITAF, from the coding sequence ATGAACGCAACCTGGATGATCCCCTTCATCATCCTCGGCGGTGCCCTTCAGACCTGCGGGGCCGCCATGAACAGTCAGCTCTACAAGCACATGCTCAACCCGTGGCTGGCGTCGGCGATCTCGGCCGCGTTGGTCGCGATTTTCTTCGTCGCGATATTCGTCGTGAGGTCGAAACCGCTGCCCAGCGTGCAGGACGCGATGTCGATGCCGTGGTGGGCAGTCGTCGGCGGTCTGGTCGGCGCCGTGCAGGTCTACGCGGGCCTGACCTTGGTGCACAAGGTCGGCGCCGGCACCTTCATGGGGCTCACGGTGACCGCGGCGCTCATCATGTCGCTGCTGATCGACCATTTCGGCTGGCTCCGGGTGGATCCCCATCCGATCAGCCTGGGCAGGGTGCTGGGTGGCGTGCTCATGGTCGGCGGAGTCACCCTGATCACCGCGTTCTGA
- a CDS encoding LuxR C-terminal-related transcriptional regulator codes for MPHPSRAPITVALVDDYDVVVKGVANMLEPYRDRVVVAELDSTMAVKDPVDVVLYDSFAQPESDHEEIGVLVANPRAHRVVVYTWNFHPELVESARKHGAHGYLSKTLPARELVAALEAVHAGEVIVSEPGPRPRSAPGQDWPGRGEGLSEREAEILALITQGKSNADVARLTYLSPNTVKSYIRTIYRKLGVGSRTQAVLWGVDHGFTPDHHRIEHWRGGP; via the coding sequence ATGCCACACCCATCACGCGCGCCGATCACCGTCGCGCTCGTCGACGACTACGACGTCGTGGTCAAGGGCGTGGCCAACATGCTGGAGCCTTATCGCGACCGGGTCGTCGTCGCCGAACTCGACTCGACGATGGCGGTCAAAGACCCGGTCGACGTTGTGCTGTACGACTCGTTCGCCCAGCCCGAATCCGATCACGAAGAGATCGGGGTCCTGGTCGCCAACCCTCGCGCACACCGAGTTGTGGTGTACACCTGGAACTTTCATCCTGAACTCGTCGAGAGCGCGCGGAAACACGGCGCCCACGGATATCTGTCGAAGACACTTCCCGCACGTGAACTCGTGGCCGCGCTGGAGGCCGTGCACGCCGGTGAAGTGATCGTCAGCGAACCCGGACCGCGGCCACGCAGCGCGCCCGGACAGGATTGGCCAGGCCGGGGCGAGGGACTCAGCGAGCGCGAAGCGGAGATCCTGGCGCTGATCACCCAGGGCAAGAGCAACGCCGACGTCGCGCGGCTGACGTACCTGAGCCCTAACACCGTCAAGTCGTACATCCGCACGATCTATCGCAAGTTGGGTGTCGGCAGTCGCACTCAGGCCGTCCTGTGGGGTGTCGACCACGGGTTCACACCCGACCACCACCGCATCGAGCACTGGCGGGGCGGTCCGTAG
- the polA gene encoding DNA polymerase I, with product MLLDGNSLAYRAFYALPAENFKTQGGLTTNAVYGFTAMLINLLRDESPTHIAAAFDVSRQTFRAERYPEYKANRTTTPDEFRGQIDVTKEVLAALGITVLAEPGFEADDLIATLATQADKEGYRVLVVTGDRDSLQLVNDDVTVLYPRKGVSELTRFTPDAVAEKYGLTPEQYPDFAALRGDPSDNLPGIPGVGEKTATKWISEYGSLQALVDGVDSVRGKVGDALRANLAGVIRNRELTELVRDVPLAQTPDTLRMQPWNRDQIHQLFDQLEFRVLRDRLFDTLAAVEPEVDEGFDVRGGALEPGTVGQWLADHVADGRRAGLAVVGTHLPYGGDATALAIAAADGDGAFIDTTTLTPEDDAALASWLADPEQPKALHEAKLAIHDLTGRGWMLDGISSDTALAAYLVRPGQRSFTLDDLSLRYLRRELRAETSEQQQLSLLDDDEGVDEQAVQTTVLRARAVVDLADALDAELTRIDSTSLLGEMELPVQRVLANMESAGIAVNLDQLTELQSQFADQIRDAAEAAYAVIGKQINLGSPKQLQVVLFDELEMPKTKRTKTGYTTDADALQSLFDKTGHPFLQHLLAHRDVTRLKVTVDGLLNSVAGDGRIHTTFNQTIAATGRLSSTEPNLQNIPIRTDAGRQIRDAFVVGSGYTELMTADYSQIEMRIMAHLSRDDGLIEAFNTGEDLHSFVAARAFGVPIDEVTGELRRRVKAMSYGLAYGLSAYGLAAQLKISTEEAKVQMDAYFARFGGVRDYLLDVVEQARKDGYTSTVLGRRRYLPELDSTNRQVREAAERAALNAPIQGSAADIIKVAMIEVDKALTASGLSSRMVLQVHDELLFEVASGERAQLEELVRDKMGGAYPLDVPLEVSVGYGPSWDTAAH from the coding sequence ATGCTGCTGGACGGCAATTCGCTGGCGTACCGCGCGTTTTATGCGCTGCCGGCGGAGAACTTCAAGACGCAGGGTGGTCTGACCACCAACGCGGTGTACGGCTTCACCGCCATGCTGATCAACCTGCTGCGCGACGAGTCGCCGACCCACATCGCGGCGGCCTTCGACGTGTCGCGGCAGACATTCCGCGCCGAGCGTTATCCGGAGTACAAAGCCAACCGGACAACCACCCCGGACGAATTCCGCGGTCAGATCGACGTCACCAAGGAAGTGCTTGCGGCACTGGGCATTACGGTGCTTGCCGAGCCGGGCTTCGAAGCCGACGACCTGATCGCGACGTTGGCCACCCAGGCCGACAAAGAGGGCTACCGGGTGCTGGTGGTCACCGGCGACCGTGATTCGCTGCAGCTGGTCAACGACGACGTGACCGTGCTGTATCCGCGCAAAGGTGTCAGCGAACTGACCCGATTCACTCCGGACGCCGTCGCGGAGAAGTACGGCCTGACACCCGAGCAGTACCCCGACTTCGCCGCGCTGCGCGGCGACCCGAGTGACAACTTGCCCGGTATCCCCGGCGTCGGCGAGAAGACGGCTACGAAGTGGATTAGCGAGTACGGCTCGCTGCAGGCGCTGGTCGACGGTGTCGACTCGGTGCGAGGCAAGGTCGGTGACGCGCTGCGGGCCAACCTTGCCGGGGTGATCCGCAACCGTGAGCTCACCGAGCTGGTCCGTGACGTGCCCTTGGCGCAGACGCCGGACACGCTGCGGATGCAGCCGTGGAATCGTGACCAGATTCACCAGCTGTTCGACCAGCTGGAGTTCCGAGTCCTGCGTGATCGCCTGTTCGACACCCTCGCCGCCGTCGAGCCCGAGGTCGACGAGGGCTTCGACGTCCGCGGGGGAGCGCTGGAGCCCGGCACGGTCGGGCAGTGGCTGGCCGACCACGTCGCCGACGGGCGCCGCGCAGGGCTGGCGGTGGTCGGGACGCATCTGCCCTACGGCGGCGATGCGACCGCGCTGGCGATCGCCGCGGCCGACGGCGACGGCGCCTTCATCGACACCACCACGTTGACGCCCGAAGACGATGCGGCGCTGGCGTCGTGGCTGGCCGATCCCGAGCAGCCCAAGGCGCTGCACGAGGCGAAGCTGGCCATCCACGACCTCACCGGGCGCGGCTGGATGCTGGACGGGATCAGCTCCGACACCGCGCTGGCCGCTTACCTGGTCCGCCCCGGGCAACGCAGCTTCACCCTCGACGATTTGTCGCTGCGTTACCTGCGTCGCGAGCTACGCGCGGAAACATCTGAGCAGCAACAACTTTCGCTTCTCGACGACGATGAAGGCGTCGACGAGCAAGCCGTGCAGACCACGGTGTTGCGGGCCCGTGCGGTCGTAGACCTGGCCGACGCCTTGGACGCCGAGCTGACCCGCATCGACTCCACGTCGCTGTTGGGCGAGATGGAGCTACCGGTGCAGCGGGTGCTCGCAAACATGGAGTCCGCGGGCATCGCGGTCAACCTGGACCAATTGACCGAACTGCAAAGCCAATTCGCCGATCAGATCCGTGATGCGGCCGAGGCGGCGTACGCCGTCATCGGCAAGCAGATCAACCTCGGCTCGCCCAAACAGTTGCAGGTTGTGCTGTTCGACGAACTCGAGATGCCGAAAACGAAGCGGACGAAGACGGGCTACACCACCGACGCGGATGCGCTGCAATCACTGTTCGACAAAACCGGTCACCCGTTCCTGCAGCATCTGCTCGCACACCGCGACGTCACCCGGCTGAAGGTGACCGTCGACGGGCTGCTGAATTCGGTTGCCGGCGATGGCCGTATCCACACCACGTTCAACCAGACCATCGCCGCGACCGGCCGGCTGTCGTCCACCGAGCCCAACCTGCAGAACATCCCGATTCGCACCGACGCCGGCCGACAGATCCGCGACGCCTTCGTCGTGGGCAGCGGCTACACCGAGCTGATGACCGCCGACTACAGCCAGATCGAGATGCGGATCATGGCGCATCTGTCTCGCGACGACGGCCTCATCGAGGCCTTCAACACCGGCGAAGACCTGCACTCGTTCGTCGCCGCGCGAGCCTTCGGCGTCCCGATCGACGAGGTGACCGGCGAGCTGCGGCGCCGGGTCAAGGCGATGTCCTACGGGCTGGCCTACGGGCTGAGCGCCTATGGGCTGGCGGCTCAGCTGAAAATCTCCACCGAAGAGGCCAAGGTCCAGATGGATGCCTACTTCGCCCGGTTCGGCGGAGTGCGCGATTACCTGCTGGACGTCGTCGAGCAGGCCCGCAAAGACGGCTACACCTCGACGGTGCTGGGCCGCCGCCGCTACCTGCCCGAGCTGGACAGTACGAACCGGCAGGTGCGCGAGGCCGCCGAGCGCGCGGCGCTCAACGCGCCGATCCAGGGCAGCGCGGCCGACATCATCAAGGTGGCGATGATCGAGGTCGACAAGGCTCTGACGGCGTCGGGGTTGTCGTCGCGGATGGTGTTACAGGTGCACGACGAGCTGTTGTTCGAGGTCGCGTCCGGCGAGCGTGCGCAACTCGAGGAGTTGGTGCGCGACAAGATGGGCGGCGCGTACCCGCTCGACGTTCCGCTGGAGGTCTCGGTGGGCTACGGCCCGAGCTGGGACACCGCCGCGCACTGA
- a CDS encoding Zn-ribbon domain-containing OB-fold protein, whose protein sequence is MPEVTSPEPAIDGWFTTDDAENPHLIGSKCPKCGTYVFPPRENNCPNPACDSDTLEAVALSRRGTLWSYTENRYPPPAPYPAADPFEPFAIAAVELADEGIIVLGKVVDGTLAADLKVGMEMELATMTLFTDADGVERIVHAWKVAP, encoded by the coding sequence GTGCCAGAGGTCACCAGCCCAGAACCGGCTATCGACGGGTGGTTCACCACCGACGACGCCGAAAATCCCCACCTGATCGGCAGTAAGTGCCCGAAGTGCGGCACCTACGTCTTCCCGCCGCGGGAGAACAACTGCCCCAATCCGGCCTGCGACAGCGACACGCTAGAGGCCGTCGCCTTGTCGCGCCGCGGAACATTGTGGAGCTACACCGAGAACCGCTATCCACCGCCGGCGCCCTACCCTGCCGCGGATCCGTTCGAGCCGTTCGCCATCGCCGCGGTCGAACTGGCCGACGAGGGAATCATCGTGCTGGGCAAGGTCGTCGACGGCACTTTGGCGGCCGACCTGAAGGTCGGCATGGAGATGGAGTTGGCCACCATGACCTTGTTCACCGACGCCGACGGCGTCGAACGCATCGTGCACGCCTGGAAGGTGGCGCCATGA
- a CDS encoding DUF402 domain-containing protein — translation MRAVDEYVVRPWGLYVARPTPGRPQFHYLESWLLPSLGLRATVFHFNPGHERDQDYYLDVGEYTPGPDVWTSEDHYLDLVVRTGRDVVFADIDELLEATRHGLLAPGIAEQAVQRAVHAVDGLARNGYDLNAWLAGEGIQLVWR, via the coding sequence GTGCGGGCCGTCGATGAGTACGTCGTCCGGCCGTGGGGTCTTTACGTGGCCCGACCGACTCCCGGCCGTCCGCAGTTTCACTACCTGGAATCGTGGCTGCTGCCATCGCTGGGATTGCGGGCGACGGTCTTTCATTTCAACCCCGGTCACGAGCGCGACCAGGATTACTACCTCGACGTCGGCGAGTACACACCCGGACCGGACGTCTGGACCTCCGAGGATCACTACCTCGACCTTGTGGTCCGTACGGGCCGCGACGTGGTCTTCGCCGATATCGACGAGCTATTGGAAGCAACGCGGCACGGCCTGCTGGCGCCGGGGATCGCCGAGCAGGCCGTGCAGCGGGCTGTGCATGCCGTCGACGGTTTGGCCCGCAACGGCTACGACCTGAATGCCTGGCTCGCCGGCGAGGGCATCCAGCTCGTTTGGCGCTAA
- the coaE gene encoding dephospho-CoA kinase, whose product MLRIGLSGGIGAGKSTVSSTFSELGGIVVDGDVISREVVEPGTEGLTKLVEAFGEKILSPDGTLNRPALAAIAFSDDEKRQTLNGIVHPLVGQRRAELIAAAGDDAVIVEDIPLLVESGMAPMFPLVVIVNADEDLRVKRLIEHRGFTEEDARARIAAQATEEQRRAVADVWLDNAGSADELVEKARVLWHQRIVPFEHNLDAGEPARAPLALVPYDPSWPDQARRIVARLNTACGHRAVRIDHVGSTAVPGMDAKDVIDVQVTVASLDVADELAGALTSAGYVHMPITADVSKPNTGDESLWHKRLHCSADPGRPTNVHLRVDGWPNQLFALLFVDWLAANPAVQQEYLAVKRQAEQGAGGSVEAYVAAKEPWFAEAYRRAWDWADASGWRPGD is encoded by the coding sequence GTGCTGCGCATTGGCCTGTCCGGCGGTATCGGCGCCGGAAAGTCGACCGTGTCCTCGACATTCAGCGAACTCGGCGGAATCGTCGTCGACGGCGACGTGATCTCCCGTGAAGTCGTCGAACCGGGAACCGAGGGACTGACCAAGCTCGTCGAGGCGTTCGGCGAGAAGATTCTGTCGCCGGACGGAACGCTGAACCGGCCCGCATTGGCCGCGATCGCCTTCAGCGACGACGAGAAGCGTCAGACGCTGAACGGCATCGTGCATCCGTTGGTCGGGCAGCGGCGGGCGGAGCTGATCGCTGCGGCGGGCGATGATGCCGTGATCGTGGAGGACATCCCGCTTCTGGTGGAATCCGGTATGGCGCCGATGTTCCCGTTGGTGGTGATCGTGAACGCCGACGAAGACCTCCGGGTGAAGCGGCTGATCGAGCACCGTGGCTTCACCGAAGAGGACGCACGGGCGAGAATCGCAGCGCAGGCCACCGAAGAACAGCGGCGTGCGGTCGCCGATGTGTGGCTCGACAACGCCGGCAGCGCAGACGAATTGGTGGAGAAGGCGCGCGTGCTGTGGCACCAGCGCATCGTGCCGTTCGAGCACAATCTCGATGCCGGGGAGCCGGCCCGCGCACCCCTTGCGCTGGTGCCGTACGACCCGTCCTGGCCGGATCAGGCGCGCCGCATCGTGGCGCGACTCAACACGGCCTGCGGGCACCGAGCCGTCCGCATCGACCACGTCGGATCGACCGCCGTGCCGGGGATGGACGCCAAAGACGTCATCGATGTGCAAGTCACGGTCGCTTCGCTCGATGTCGCCGACGAGCTGGCCGGAGCGTTGACGAGCGCTGGATATGTGCACATGCCGATCACCGCTGACGTGAGCAAGCCGAACACCGGTGACGAGTCGTTGTGGCACAAGCGACTTCACTGCTCGGCCGACCCGGGCCGGCCGACCAATGTGCATCTGCGTGTCGACGGCTGGCCCAATCAGCTGTTCGCGCTGCTCTTCGTCGACTGGCTGGCGGCCAATCCCGCTGTGCAACAGGAGTATCTGGCCGTGAAACGGCAAGCCGAACAGGGCGCCGGCGGAAGCGTCGAGGCCTACGTCGCCGCAAAGGAACCGTGGTTCGCCGAGGCCTACCGTCGGGCGTGGGACTGGGCCGATGCATCGGGTTGGCGCCCTGGCGATTAG
- a CDS encoding lipid-transfer protein: MSPEPLYILGAGMHPWGKWGRDFTEYGVVAARAALAEAGLDWRQIQLVAGADTIRNGYPGFIAGSTFAQKLGWNGVPVSSSYAACASGSQALQSARAHILAGFCDVALVIGADTTPKGAFAPVGGERKNDPDWQRFHLIGAMNPVYFALLARRRMDLHGATSEDFAQVKVKNSRHGLQNPNARYRKESSVEDVLASPVVSDPLRQLDICATSDGAAALIVASADFARKHLGSLDGVPSVRAVSTVTPQYPQHLPELPDIATDSTAVVPAPDRVFKDQILDAAYAEAGIGPEDVSLAEVYDLSTALELDWYEHLGLCPKGDAEALLRSGATAIGGKVPVNPSGGLACFGEAIPAQAIAQVCELTWQLRGQATGRQVENATVGVTANQGLFGHGSSVIVAR; this comes from the coding sequence ATGAGTCCTGAACCGCTGTACATTCTCGGCGCCGGCATGCACCCGTGGGGCAAATGGGGTCGTGACTTCACCGAATACGGCGTGGTCGCGGCCCGTGCCGCGCTGGCTGAAGCCGGATTGGACTGGCGGCAGATCCAGTTGGTGGCCGGCGCCGACACCATCCGTAACGGCTACCCGGGCTTCATCGCCGGGTCGACATTCGCGCAGAAGCTCGGCTGGAACGGCGTCCCGGTCAGCTCCAGCTACGCGGCGTGCGCCAGCGGATCGCAGGCGCTGCAGAGCGCCCGGGCCCACATTCTGGCCGGGTTCTGTGACGTCGCGCTGGTCATCGGCGCGGACACCACGCCGAAGGGCGCGTTCGCCCCGGTCGGCGGCGAGCGCAAGAACGACCCGGACTGGCAACGGTTCCATCTGATCGGCGCGATGAACCCGGTCTACTTCGCGTTGCTCGCGCGACGGCGAATGGACCTCCACGGGGCGACATCCGAAGACTTCGCGCAGGTGAAGGTCAAGAACTCCCGGCACGGCCTGCAGAACCCGAATGCCCGCTACCGCAAGGAATCCTCGGTCGAGGACGTGCTGGCCAGCCCGGTGGTCAGCGATCCGCTGCGGCAACTCGACATCTGCGCGACCTCCGACGGCGCGGCGGCGCTGATCGTGGCCAGCGCGGACTTCGCCCGCAAGCACCTCGGCTCGCTGGACGGCGTGCCGTCGGTCCGCGCGGTGAGCACAGTGACTCCGCAGTACCCGCAGCATCTCCCCGAATTACCGGATATCGCAACGGATTCCACCGCTGTCGTACCCGCGCCGGATCGGGTGTTCAAGGATCAGATCCTCGACGCCGCGTATGCCGAAGCCGGTATCGGGCCCGAGGATGTGAGCCTGGCCGAGGTCTATGACCTGTCCACCGCGCTGGAGCTCGACTGGTACGAGCACCTCGGGCTGTGCCCGAAGGGTGACGCTGAGGCGCTGCTGCGTAGCGGTGCGACCGCCATCGGCGGCAAGGTGCCGGTCAATCCCTCGGGCGGGCTGGCCTGCTTCGGCGAAGCCATCCCGGCCCAGGCGATCGCGCAGGTCTGCGAGCTGACCTGGCAGCTGCGCGGTCAGGCGACCGGTCGGCAGGTCGAGAACGCCACGGTCGGCGTCACCGCGAATCAGGGCCTGTTCGGCCACGGCTCATCGGTGATCGTCGCGCGCTAG